One stretch of Haladaptatus sp. R4 DNA includes these proteins:
- a CDS encoding ATP-dependent helicase, whose amino-acid sequence MDARGLLAREELDFDPETVEIADEETLGLLEPAVREWWVEQFGEFVPGNGGFFTPPQREAIPLIHSHENALIASPTGSGKTLASFTAIVNELFRREQDSGLDNSVYCLYVSPLKSLANDIHRNLELPLSGIEDKMDDVSEVRHAIRHGDTDSAARQKMLDETPHILNTTPETLAILLNSPKFRDKLRTVEYVIVDEIHSLADGKRGTHLSVSLERLENIADSPTRIGCSATVEPLSDIAEFLVGRAEPGGESREYEIVDTRFVREFDLELQCPTDDLVHTPRAVVQERFYDQLHELIQSHTNTLVFTNTRSGAERVLQNLREKFSEYDEENSGCHHGSLSKESRQRIEGQLKDGELDVVTTSTSLELGIDMPHIDLVVQVGSPKSVASLLQRVGRAGHRLGQTVIGRVVALDRDELVECAVMLKKAEEGFVDRVFIPENAQDVAAQQVYGMAINEVRPESDVKATLRRAYPYRDYSDEKWESLLQYLTAGYEGMEDRNVYAKVWRDENDPPDGEYHYPEYPVDEPLMGKRGRLARVIYMTNIGTIPDSFTCDVFTRADNEWVGDLDEGYLDTLEKGDVFVLGGQHFEYKYRRGSKVYADRTSARPTVPSWFSERLPLSYDLGREIAAFQGELLSRLTDRGKPAVRVWLREFPLDENSVRALARMFDEQVRYAGPESVSTDTRLTIEIVMDREEYQRHYYVHSNYGRKFNDGLSRVVAYRCAQAANTNVGVAVADNGFTVSMPLNRKVDVPGILADIDPDEVRGDLRAALSGTDLLQRYFRINATRSLMILKRYKGYEKSASEQQVSSEMLLGFADELDEFAVMEETYREIVEDKLALESVEEILGKVQDGDIDVVQHRVESPTPRAFGLATLMASDVVLAEDESAVLQEFHDRVMDLIAEE is encoded by the coding sequence ATGGATGCGAGAGGGCTGTTGGCCCGCGAGGAGTTGGATTTCGACCCCGAGACGGTCGAAATCGCCGACGAGGAAACCCTCGGTCTCCTCGAACCGGCAGTGCGGGAGTGGTGGGTCGAACAGTTCGGCGAATTCGTCCCCGGGAACGGCGGGTTCTTCACGCCGCCACAGCGCGAGGCGATTCCGCTGATTCACTCCCACGAGAACGCCCTCATCGCGTCGCCGACCGGGAGCGGGAAGACGCTCGCGTCGTTCACCGCCATCGTGAACGAACTGTTTCGCCGCGAGCAGGATTCCGGGCTGGACAATTCGGTCTACTGTCTGTACGTCTCGCCGCTGAAGTCGTTGGCGAACGATATCCACCGCAACCTCGAACTCCCACTTTCGGGAATCGAGGACAAGATGGACGACGTGAGCGAGGTCCGCCACGCCATCCGACACGGGGACACCGATTCGGCGGCGCGACAGAAGATGCTCGACGAGACGCCCCACATCCTCAACACCACCCCGGAAACGCTCGCCATCCTGCTCAACTCGCCGAAGTTCCGCGACAAACTCAGAACCGTCGAGTACGTCATCGTGGACGAAATCCACAGCCTCGCCGACGGCAAACGCGGCACGCATCTCTCCGTCAGTCTCGAACGACTGGAGAACATCGCCGACTCGCCGACGAGAATCGGTTGTTCCGCGACGGTCGAACCGCTGTCGGACATCGCGGAGTTCCTCGTCGGCAGGGCGGAACCCGGCGGGGAAAGCCGAGAGTACGAGATAGTTGACACGCGGTTCGTCCGCGAGTTCGACCTCGAACTCCAGTGTCCGACCGACGACCTCGTGCACACGCCGCGGGCCGTCGTGCAGGAGCGATTTTACGACCAACTGCACGAACTGATCCAGTCGCACACCAACACGCTCGTCTTCACGAACACGCGGTCGGGGGCCGAGCGCGTCCTGCAGAACCTGCGCGAGAAGTTCTCCGAGTACGACGAGGAGAATTCCGGCTGTCACCACGGTAGCCTCTCGAAGGAGTCTCGCCAACGGATCGAGGGACAACTGAAGGACGGCGAACTGGACGTGGTGACGACCTCGACCAGCCTCGAACTCGGTATCGACATGCCGCACATCGATTTGGTGGTGCAGGTCGGTTCGCCGAAGAGCGTGGCCTCACTGCTCCAGCGGGTCGGACGGGCGGGTCACCGACTCGGACAGACCGTCATCGGACGCGTCGTCGCGCTGGACCGGGACGAACTGGTCGAGTGTGCGGTCATGCTGAAGAAGGCCGAGGAGGGGTTCGTGGACCGCGTGTTCATCCCCGAGAACGCACAGGACGTGGCGGCCCAGCAGGTGTACGGGATGGCCATCAACGAGGTGCGCCCGGAGTCGGACGTGAAGGCCACCCTTCGGCGAGCGTATCCGTACCGGGATTACTCGGACGAAAAGTGGGAGTCGCTTTTGCAGTATCTCACGGCTGGCTACGAGGGAATGGAGGACAGGAACGTGTACGCGAAAGTCTGGCGCGACGAGAACGACCCGCCGGACGGCGAGTACCATTACCCCGAGTACCCGGTCGACGAACCGTTGATGGGCAAACGTGGCCGACTCGCCCGCGTCATCTACATGACCAACATCGGGACGATTCCGGACTCGTTCACCTGCGACGTGTTCACCCGCGCGGACAACGAGTGGGTCGGTGATCTGGACGAGGGGTACCTCGACACGCTGGAGAAGGGAGACGTGTTCGTCCTCGGCGGTCAGCACTTCGAGTACAAGTACCGTCGCGGGTCCAAGGTGTACGCCGACCGTACCAGCGCCCGCCCGACGGTACCGTCGTGGTTCTCCGAGCGCCTGCCGCTCTCGTACGATTTGGGACGGGAAATCGCCGCATTTCAGGGCGAACTGCTCTCGCGGTTGACCGACCGTGGAAAACCAGCGGTTCGGGTGTGGCTCCGGGAGTTCCCGCTGGACGAGAACAGCGTCCGGGCGCTCGCGCGGATGTTCGACGAGCAGGTCCGGTACGCCGGACCGGAAAGCGTGAGCACGGATACGCGGTTGACGATAGAAATCGTGATGGACAGAGAGGAGTACCAGCGCCACTACTACGTCCACTCGAACTACGGCAGGAAGTTCAACGACGGCCTCTCGCGCGTGGTCGCCTACCGCTGTGCGCAGGCCGCCAACACGAACGTCGGGGTCGCCGTCGCGGACAACGGCTTCACGGTCTCGATGCCGCTGAACCGGAAGGTGGACGTGCCGGGAATCCTCGCGGACATCGACCCCGACGAAGTGCGTGGGGATTTGCGCGCCGCGCTCTCGGGTACCGACCTGCTCCAGCGTTACTTCCGCATCAACGCGACGCGCTCGCTGATGATCCTCAAGCGCTACAAGGGCTACGAGAAGTCCGCCAGCGAACAGCAGGTGTCGAGCGAGATGCTGCTCGGGTTCGCCGACGAGTTGGACGAGTTCGCCGTCATGGAGGAAACGTACCGCGAAATCGTGGAGGACAAACTCGCGCTCGAATCCGTCGAGGAGATTCTGGGGAAGGTACAGGACGGCGACATCGACGTCGTTCAACACCGCGTCGAATCGCCGACCCCGCGTGCGTTCGGGTTGGCGACGCTGATGGCCAGCGACGTGGTGCTCGCGGAGGACGAGAGCGCCGTGTTACAGGAGTTCCACGACCGCGTCATGGATTTGATTGCGGAGGAATGA